One window from the genome of Cottoperca gobio chromosome 15, fCotGob3.1, whole genome shotgun sequence encodes:
- the alox5a gene encoding polyunsaturated fatty acid 5-lipoxygenase — MPCYTVTVSTGSQWFAGTDDYIYITLVGTESCSERTLLDKPLYNDFERGAVDSYDVRVEENLGEIVLVKIEKNKYWVQDDWYCRYITVKTPMGEYLEFPCFRWLVDEKEVVLRDGRAHLPQDDKTSQVKQHRQKELERRRKIYKWKEWQPGFPMSIDADRHKDLPRDIQFDTEKGVDFVLNYSKAIENLFVNQFMHKFQSSWSDFADFEKIFVRIKNTISEYVMKHWKEDFMFGYQFLNGCNPVIIQKCTKLPDKFPVTDEMVSVSLERELTLEEELEAGNVYIVDYEVLEGITPNCTDPCTLQYLAAPICLLYKNTQKKIMPIAIQLGQTPGEDNPIFLPTDGQYDWMLAKIWVRFADFQHHQNITHLLRTHLMTEVFAIAMYRQLPAVHPVYKLLMPHIRFTIAINTKAREQLICECGIFDKANATGGGGHVQLIRRAVKSLTFRSLCFPDMIKARGVDSKEELPTYFYRDDGYRVWEATKSFVSDVVHIYYSSDETVQGDEEIQAFIKDACSFGMQDFDHCEFPKSLKSREELIEYLSAVVFTASAQHAAVNFGQYDWCSWIPNAPSTMRRPPPNKKGMADVNLIIESLPDRGRSSWHLGAVWALSQYQECELYLGMYPDEHFIEKSVKDAMVRFRAQLAEISHSIKLRNDGKKLPYYNMSPDKIPNSVAT, encoded by the exons ATGCCTTGTTACACGGTGACAGTTTCCACAGGGAGCCAGTGGTTTGCAGGGACGGATGATTATATCTACATTACACTGGTGGGCACGGAGAGCTGCAGCGAGAGAACGCTGCTGGACAAACCTCTGTACAATGACTTTGAGAGGGGAGCG GTGGACTCCTATGACGTGAGGGTGGAGGAGAACCTGGGTGAGATTGTGTTGGTGAAGATTGAGAAGAATAAGTACTGGGTGCAGGATGACTGGTACTGCAGGTACATCACAGTCAAGACCCCAATGGGAGAATATTTGGAGTTCCCCTGCTTCCGCTGGCTGGTGGATGAAAAGGAGGTGGTGCTGCGGGATGGAAGAG CACATCTGCCTCAGGATGATAAGACCAGCCAGGTGaagcagcacagacagaaagagctggaaaggaggagaaagatcTACAA ATGGAAGGAGTGGCAGCCAGGCTTTCCGATGAGCATAGATGCTGACAGACACAAGGATTTGCCACGAGACATCCAGTTTGACACTGAAAAGGGAGTGGACTTTGTACTGAACTACAGTAAGGC AATAGAGAACCTGTTTGTGAACCAGTTCATGCACAAGTTCCAGTCGTCCTGGAGTGACTTCGCTGACTTTGAGAAGATCTTTGTGAGAATCAAAAACACAATCTCAG AGTATGTGATGAAACACTGGAAGGAGGACTTCATGTTTGGATACCAATTTCTGAACGGTTGCAACCCCGTAATAATCCAAAAGTGTACCAAACTTCCCGACAAGTTTCCCGTCACCGATGAGATGGTTTCTGTCAGCCTGGAGAGGGAGCTGACTCTGGAGGAGGAACTAGAG GCAGGTAACGTCTACATCGTAGACTACGAAGTGTTGGAAGGCATCACTCCTAACTGCACAGACCCGTGCACGCTGCAGTACCTGGCAGCTCCCATCTGTCTGCTCTACAAGAACACTCAGAAAAAGATCATGCCCATTGCCATACAG CTCGGGCAGACTCCAGGTGAAGACAACCCGATCTTCCTGCCCACTGACGGTCAGTACGACTGGATGCTGGCTAAGATCTGGGTCCGCTTCGCTGACTTCCAGCACCACCAGAACATCACACACCTGCTCAGGACTCACCTGATGACAGAGGTGTTTGCTATTGCCATGTACCGTCAGCTCCCCGCTGTTCACCCTGTGTATAAG CTGCTTATGCCACACATTCGTTTTACCATCGCTATCAACACCAAGGCCAGAGAGCAGCTCATCTGTGAGTGTGGCATCTTTGACAAG GCAAACGCAACAGGTGGAGGTGGCCACGTCCAGCTGATTCGGAGGGCCGTGAAGTCTCTGACCTTCAGGTCTCTGTGCTTCCCGGACATGATCAAGGCGCGCGGTGTGGACAGCAAGGAGGAGCTGCCCACCTACTTCTACAGAGACGACGGCTACAGGGTGTGGGAAGCTACCAAGAG TTTTGTGTCTGATGTGGTGCATATTTACTACTCCAGCGATGAGACAGTGCAGGGAGACGAAGAAATCCAGGCCTTCATTAAAGATGCGTGCAGCTTCGGCATGCAGGACTTCGATCACTGTG AGTTTCCCAAGTCCCTGAAATCACGCGAGGAGCTGATAGAATATCTGAGCGccgttgtgttcacagcttcaGCGCAGCATGCAGCTGTCAACTTTGGACAG TATGACTGGTGTTCCTGGATCCCCAACGCTCCATCTACCATGAGAAGGCCCCCGCCCAACAAGAAGGGCATGGCAGATGTGAACTTGATCATTGAGAGCCTCCCTGATCGTGGACGTTCCAGCTGGCACCTGGGGGCCGTCTGGGCCCTCAGTCAGTACCAGGAGTGCGAG ctgtACCTGGGCATGTATCCTGATGAGCACTTCATAGAGAAGTCAGTGAAGGACGCCATGGTGAGGTTCAGGGCGCAGCTGGCAGAGATAAGTCACTCCATCAAGCTGAGGAACGACGGAAAGAAGCTGCCTTACTACAACATGTCCCCTGACAAAATCCCAAACAGTGTCGCTACTTAA
- the slc25a16 gene encoding solute carrier family 25 member 16, protein MTSEAVVSTSPAIGSSSTPAKRDYHFIRSFVAGGVAGCCAKCTIAPLDRIKILLQAQNPHYKHLGVFATLRAVPKKEGFLGLYKGNGAMMVRIFPYGAIQFMAFDKYKKLLSKQIGISGHIHRLVAGSMAGMSAVICTYPLDVIRARLAFQVTGDHRYTGIANAFYTIYLKEGGVLGFYRGLTPTLIGMAPYAGFSFFTFGTLKSLGLKHFPEMLGRPSSDNPDVLILKTHVNLLCGGVAGAIAQTISYPLDVARRRMQLGTVLPDSEKCVSLSKTLKYVYKEYGVKKGLYRGLSLNYIRCVPSQAVAFTTYEFMKQTLHLN, encoded by the exons ATGACATCAGAGGCTGTGGTCTCCACATCTCCTGCTataggcagcagcagcaccccTGCTAAGAGGGACTACCATTTTATTCGCTCCTTTGTAGCTGGAG gtgttGCAGGATGCTGTGCCAAGTGTACCATTGCTCCTCTGGACAGAATAAAAATTCTCCTTCAAGCCCAGAACCCCCATTACAAACATCTCG GAGTGTTTGCCACTCTCAGAGCTGTGCCAAAGAAAGAAGGCTTCCTTGGCTTATACAAGGGTAATGGGGCCATGATGGTCAGGATATTTCCCTATGGAGCCATCCAGTTCATGGCCTTTGACAAGTATAAAAAg CTGCTAAGTAAACAGATCGGGATCTCTGGACACATCCACCGCCTCGTGGCAGGATCTATGGCAG GGATGAGTGCGGTGATATGCACCTACCCTCTGGATGTGATCCGAGCCAGACTGGCCTTCCAGGTGACAGGAGACCATCGCTACACTGGAATTGCCAATGCCTTCTACACCATCTACCTTAAG GAGGGGGGCGTGTTGGGCTTCTACAGGGGACTTACTCCAACACTTATTGGAATGGCCCCTTATGCAG GTTTCTCGTTCTTCACCTTTGGCACCCTGAAGAGCCTCGGCTTGAAACATTTCCCTGAGATGCTGGGACGCCCCTCCTCAGACAACCCTGATGTCCTCATTCTGAAAACGCACGTTAACTTGCTCTGTGGAGGTGTTGCCGGTGCCATCGCTCAGACAATATC GTATCCCTTGGATGTGGCCAGGAGAAGAATGCAGTTAGGAACCGTGCTTCCTGACTCTGAGAAATGTGT ATCCCTGAGCAAGACGCTGAAGTATGTGTACAAAGAGTATGGGGTCAAGAAGGGATTGTACCGAGGCCTTTCTCTCAACTACATCCGCTGTGTTCCCTCCCAGGCCGTGGCCTTTACCACCTATGAGTTCATGAAGCAGACCCTCCACCTGAACTAG